A window of Dethiosulfovibrio peptidovorans contains these coding sequences:
- the gap gene encoding type I glyceraldehyde-3-phosphate dehydrogenase: MSQAKVAINGFGRIGRLVLRGLYEYDDEGLFDIVATNSRSTSDQRAYLFKYDSVHRRYQGDVSCDENAIIIDGKRVRTLRHTSPDQFNWGELGVDIVIEASGLYKDTAKAQAHLDAGAKKVLITAPGSGDGLGTFVMGVNENTYDPMIHHVVSNASCTTNCLAPVAKVINDEFSIVKGVMTTIHAYTGDQKTVDSSHKKLHRGRAAALSMVPTSTGAAKAVGLVIPELKGRLNGMALRVPTPDVSVVDLVVELPKSVSAQEINDAVRRHAEGDMAKYIGYETDDCVSMDFVHNSRSSIFAPSHTMVVDNMVKVLAWYDNEWGYSCRCIDLINHMIKKGL, from the coding sequence ATGTCTCAGGCAAAAGTAGCCATTAATGGATTTGGACGCATAGGGAGGCTTGTCCTCAGGGGGTTGTACGAGTATGACGATGAAGGACTTTTCGACATCGTTGCCACCAACAGCCGATCCACCTCGGACCAGAGGGCCTATCTCTTCAAGTACGACTCGGTTCATCGCCGCTATCAGGGCGACGTATCCTGCGACGAGAACGCCATCATCATCGACGGCAAGAGAGTGCGAACCTTGCGGCACACCTCACCGGATCAGTTCAATTGGGGTGAGCTTGGTGTGGACATTGTCATCGAGGCCTCGGGCCTCTACAAAGATACAGCTAAAGCCCAGGCTCACCTGGATGCCGGGGCCAAGAAGGTCCTCATCACCGCTCCGGGGAGCGGCGACGGTCTGGGTACCTTCGTCATGGGAGTCAACGAAAACACCTACGACCCGATGATCCATCACGTGGTCTCCAACGCCTCATGTACGACCAACTGCCTGGCCCCCGTCGCCAAGGTCATCAACGATGAGTTCTCCATCGTCAAAGGCGTCATGACCACGATCCATGCCTACACCGGCGATCAGAAGACGGTGGACTCCTCCCACAAAAAACTTCACAGGGGCCGAGCAGCAGCTTTGTCCATGGTTCCGACCTCCACCGGAGCAGCCAAGGCCGTAGGGTTGGTCATCCCCGAGCTCAAGGGCCGGCTCAACGGGATGGCCCTTCGGGTTCCCACGCCGGACGTGTCGGTAGTCGACTTGGTGGTAGAACTGCCAAAATCCGTCTCAGCCCAGGAGATCAACGACGCCGTCCGACGCCATGCCGAGGGCGACATGGCCAAGTACATCGGGTACGAGACCGACGACTGCGTCTCGATGGACTTCGTCCACAACAGCCGGTCGTCCATCTTCGCACCGAGCCACACCATGGTCGTTGACAACATGGTGAAGGTTCTGGCCTGGTACGACAACGAGTGGGGTTATTCCTGCCGCTGCATCGACCTGATCAACCACATGATCAAAAAGGGGTTGTAG
- the whiA gene encoding DNA-binding protein WhiA produces the protein MMDGVSPRLSSLSSIRKERRPDFNVESLSARIWDEWVSDSVSDRVSAESELSGILSCLRNKEVSEKIILWSRRLWTFRRIRHLWSKTGWSRDLDLGDILRVPERHKGSVRLELPLGLALAMQTKELNSGFLRWPWIRGVFGGVGALYFPKRGYYFLFRAPVGSVFAGLKDHLEKNGFPISYRPVAHAVEVILRDQSAIVDLMVGMGLPESALLLEEKSIVRSMRDRANRLVNCDASNIRKSVAAAERQGQLIDFLRENGPIDALSPELVELIELRKAAPSASLSELGAAMNTPVSKSTVTYRWKKLQAIAESYGFDNNL, from the coding sequence ATGATGGATGGCGTCTCTCCGAGGCTATCCTCTCTCTCGTCCATACGGAAAGAGAGGAGGCCCGATTTTAACGTGGAGTCCCTGAGTGCCCGAATTTGGGATGAATGGGTCTCCGATTCCGTTTCAGACCGAGTCTCTGCCGAATCGGAGCTCTCGGGAATCCTGTCCTGTCTTCGAAACAAAGAGGTTTCTGAGAAGATTATCCTATGGTCTCGACGACTTTGGACGTTTCGTCGAATCCGACACCTCTGGAGTAAAACCGGATGGAGCCGCGACCTCGATCTCGGAGATATTCTTCGGGTTCCTGAACGTCATAAGGGGAGTGTTCGTCTGGAGCTTCCCCTAGGCCTCGCCTTGGCCATGCAGACCAAGGAACTCAATAGTGGTTTTCTTCGCTGGCCATGGATTCGTGGAGTATTCGGCGGAGTGGGGGCTCTGTACTTTCCGAAAAGGGGGTACTATTTTCTCTTCCGAGCTCCCGTTGGTTCGGTGTTTGCGGGACTGAAGGATCATCTGGAGAAAAACGGCTTTCCCATCTCTTATCGACCGGTGGCTCATGCCGTCGAAGTCATTTTGCGGGACCAAAGTGCTATCGTGGATCTTATGGTCGGGATGGGCCTGCCCGAGTCGGCCCTGTTGTTGGAGGAGAAGTCTATCGTACGTTCTATGAGAGATCGGGCCAACAGGCTGGTCAACTGCGATGCGTCAAATATCAGAAAATCGGTGGCTGCTGCTGAAAGACAGGGACAACTTATCGATTTTTTGAGAGAGAATGGCCCAATAGATGCCCTTTCCCCCGAGCTTGTGGAGCTTATAGAGCTCCGAAAGGCAGCTCCCAGCGCAAGTCTCAGCGAGCTGGGAGCCGCTATGAACACGCCAGTAAGCAAAAGCACCGTAACCTATCGATGGAAAAAACTTCAGGCTATAGCAGAATCCTACGGGTTCGATAATAATTTGTAG
- a CDS encoding RNase adapter RapZ — protein sequence MSMYPVDKLVVVTGLSGSGKSSTLNLLEDQGLFAVDNIPAALLPQLLNLLKGHESAVANGVVAVMDIRSRDLRKFPSVVRALRNEMNFCRVLFLDSTDEVLVQRFKTTRRSHPLGDHLPIMEGIRQERELLAPIRDEADVIIDTSKLDLRSLRAELLRSLGEPQPHMTVILSSFGFKHGIPSDSDYVLDVRFLPNPYYVQNLRQKDGRDNPVKKYIQEQCSDLDEILNQTGEYLTFLLPRYARLGKNSVHIAVGCTGGRHRSVAVVEWLTRRLRGEGFVVSPCHRDVGKL from the coding sequence ATGAGCATGTATCCGGTGGATAAGCTGGTCGTCGTCACCGGCCTCTCTGGGAGTGGCAAATCAAGTACCTTGAACCTCCTGGAGGATCAAGGTCTTTTTGCTGTGGATAACATCCCTGCAGCTCTTCTGCCCCAATTGCTCAATCTCCTGAAGGGGCATGAGTCGGCTGTGGCTAACGGTGTCGTAGCCGTCATGGATATCAGAAGTCGGGATCTTCGTAAATTTCCCTCTGTGGTTCGAGCTCTTCGGAACGAGATGAATTTTTGCCGGGTTCTGTTTCTCGATTCAACCGACGAGGTCCTTGTTCAGCGATTTAAGACAACCCGGCGCTCACACCCTCTGGGGGATCACCTTCCTATCATGGAGGGGATTCGTCAGGAAAGAGAACTTCTGGCTCCGATCCGGGACGAGGCCGACGTCATCATCGACACGTCCAAACTGGATCTTCGCTCCCTCAGAGCCGAACTGCTCCGCTCCCTTGGAGAACCACAGCCTCATATGACAGTCATTCTCTCCTCATTCGGATTCAAACACGGTATTCCCAGCGATAGTGACTACGTTCTGGACGTCCGTTTTCTGCCTAATCCGTATTACGTCCAGAATTTACGGCAAAAGGATGGACGCGACAACCCCGTCAAAAAATACATTCAAGAGCAATGCTCTGACCTGGACGAAATTCTTAACCAGACCGGAGAGTACCTTACCTTCCTTTTGCCTCGCTATGCCCGTCTGGGCAAAAACTCGGTCCATATCGCCGTGGGGTGTACCGGGGGCAGGCATCGATCGGTGGCCGTGGTGGAATGGCTCACACGTCGGCTCAGGGGCGAGGGGTTCGTCGTCTCTCCGTGCCACAGAGATGTGGGCAAACTCTAG
- a CDS encoding cell division protein FtsZ, translated as MEMNGVFNVTAEHSPHREIIKVVGVGGGGGNALNNIIRSGVTGVEFLAVNTDMASLDLSEASTRLILGRDLTRGHGAGADPQVGYAAAKESFDELKELLTGSDMVFLTAGMGGGTGTGASPVIAELAKESGALVVAVVTMPFFWEGKRRNEQAQVGIKTLQEKVDALIVIENDKLMEISDKNTALTDAFRVADDVLRQAVQGVTDLILRSALINVDFADVRSVMQNAGSAIMGIGEGRGDSRAAMAAQAAINSPLMSIPMSGAKGVLFNIAGGPDVGIHEIREAARIINEASDEDANIIWGSAIDEEMEDRIKITVIATGFASYDQCRSQNDRKVEPIKGAPSAHGGKKKAPSVHLEPTDLSQDDESPNMFELPGVPKDSYDVPAYLRKVRRKNKEKN; from the coding sequence ATGGAGATGAACGGGGTCTTTAATGTTACGGCAGAACACAGCCCCCATAGGGAAATCATCAAGGTTGTCGGTGTTGGGGGCGGCGGCGGCAACGCGCTGAACAACATCATACGAAGCGGAGTTACCGGAGTGGAGTTCCTGGCGGTGAATACCGACATGGCATCCCTTGACCTCTCCGAGGCCTCGACCCGACTTATATTGGGTCGTGATCTGACCCGGGGACATGGGGCTGGGGCCGATCCCCAGGTGGGCTATGCTGCTGCCAAGGAGTCCTTTGACGAGCTGAAAGAGCTCTTAACGGGATCTGATATGGTGTTCCTGACTGCCGGTATGGGCGGTGGAACGGGAACCGGTGCCAGCCCAGTTATTGCCGAGCTCGCCAAGGAGTCGGGCGCCTTGGTCGTGGCCGTCGTCACCATGCCCTTTTTCTGGGAGGGAAAGCGACGCAATGAACAGGCTCAAGTGGGAATCAAAACCCTTCAGGAAAAGGTGGATGCCCTTATCGTTATCGAGAATGACAAGCTTATGGAGATCTCGGACAAAAACACTGCACTCACCGATGCGTTCAGGGTCGCCGACGATGTTCTTCGCCAAGCCGTTCAGGGTGTGACCGACCTGATTCTTCGATCAGCTCTGATCAACGTGGATTTTGCCGATGTCCGTTCAGTCATGCAGAACGCCGGATCAGCTATCATGGGCATCGGCGAGGGACGAGGTGACTCCAGAGCTGCCATGGCAGCTCAGGCAGCTATCAACAGCCCGCTCATGTCCATCCCCATGAGCGGTGCCAAGGGCGTGCTCTTCAACATCGCTGGAGGGCCAGACGTTGGCATCCACGAGATCCGAGAGGCGGCGAGAATAATCAACGAGGCCTCTGACGAGGACGCCAATATCATTTGGGGAAGCGCCATAGACGAGGAGATGGAGGATCGAATCAAGATCACGGTCATCGCGACGGGTTTTGCCAGCTACGATCAGTGTCGATCCCAAAACGACAGGAAAGTAGAGCCTATCAAAGGTGCTCCGTCGGCTCACGGGGGGAAAAAAAAGGCTCCCAGTGTCCATCTGGAGCCCACTGACCTGTCTCAGGACGACGAATCGCCCAACATGTTCGAGCTTCCAGGGGTTCCAAAAGACTCCTACGATGTTCCGGCCTACCTCAGGAAGGTTCGTCGGAAAAATAAGGAAAAAAACTGA
- the ftsA gene encoding cell division protein FtsA — MKKEPDVFVGLDLGTSKVSVVVAERDVRYDEAQIIGIGQAPSAGIRKGMIVNLEQAVLSVRRAVREAETMVGFPLDEVTVAFSGVEIDSVMSHGMVSLGRTPRQIEIDDIERVIETAQSELSVASNRSVLHTIPVKYSIDGNSGIDDPLGMTGIRLEIELQSVVVPTTALQNVMNCVERAGVSVSGLVVKPLVAALGALSAEERTAGAVVISIGGGTTGAALFVDGRPVKLSVIPIGGDHITNDLAYVAKIPISVAEELKKKLSLEPDTGEDEFEVVIRGKSKVMPVDALSDVVSCRLEELFSHHVKGLLEGVNYHAFPSGIILTGGVALMEGLEGFVSEIMGLPVRIGIPVVSHQMPPGLGTCQHAALAGIVRYLVEKDRHQYRYIETPVHVLRGGGYGAIREKTTKRLPILGDTNGIFDSIKQAFKDLF, encoded by the coding sequence GTGAAAAAAGAGCCTGATGTTTTTGTCGGTCTCGACCTCGGCACCTCGAAGGTATCGGTTGTCGTGGCAGAGCGAGATGTACGCTATGACGAGGCTCAGATCATCGGGATCGGACAGGCTCCCTCCGCAGGGATTCGAAAGGGCATGATCGTCAACCTTGAACAGGCAGTCCTGTCGGTTCGGCGAGCCGTTCGCGAGGCGGAGACCATGGTTGGCTTCCCTTTGGACGAGGTGACTGTGGCCTTCAGCGGAGTGGAAATTGACAGCGTCATGTCTCATGGGATGGTCTCTCTGGGACGAACCCCCAGGCAGATTGAGATCGACGACATCGAACGGGTGATCGAGACTGCTCAAAGTGAACTCTCCGTGGCATCAAACCGAAGCGTTCTTCACACGATTCCGGTAAAATACTCCATCGATGGCAACTCGGGGATTGACGACCCCCTGGGAATGACGGGAATCCGTCTCGAGATCGAACTTCAGTCCGTGGTGGTTCCGACCACAGCTCTTCAGAACGTCATGAACTGTGTGGAACGGGCAGGAGTGTCGGTCTCTGGCCTTGTGGTCAAGCCTCTTGTGGCAGCACTGGGGGCTCTCTCCGCAGAAGAAAGAACCGCAGGAGCTGTGGTCATCTCCATCGGAGGGGGGACAACCGGTGCGGCCCTCTTTGTGGATGGGCGACCAGTGAAACTGTCGGTGATCCCCATTGGGGGTGACCATATAACCAATGATCTGGCCTATGTAGCAAAAATCCCCATCAGTGTGGCCGAAGAACTGAAAAAAAAGCTGTCCCTTGAGCCTGATACTGGGGAAGACGAGTTCGAGGTCGTGATTCGGGGCAAATCGAAGGTTATGCCCGTAGACGCACTCTCGGATGTGGTCTCCTGTCGCCTTGAGGAGCTGTTTTCCCACCATGTCAAGGGGCTCCTGGAGGGAGTCAACTATCACGCATTCCCCTCAGGGATCATACTCACCGGGGGAGTTGCCCTTATGGAAGGGCTGGAAGGTTTTGTATCGGAGATCATGGGCCTGCCGGTCCGAATCGGGATACCCGTAGTCTCCCATCAAATGCCTCCTGGCTTGGGAACATGCCAACATGCAGCGTTGGCGGGAATTGTCCGCTATCTGGTGGAGAAGGATCGGCATCAGTACAGGTACATTGAGACCCCTGTTCATGTGCTTCGAGGAGGAGGTTATGGAGCCATCAGGGAAAAGACGACCAAGCGCTTACCGATTCTGGGTGACACCAATGGGATCTTTGATTCCATCAAACAAGCTTTCAAGGACCTGTTTTAA
- the murC gene encoding UDP-N-acetylmuramate--L-alanine ligase produces MELSKITLDGIRHIHLMGIGGAGMSGLALLLKELGFIVSGCDMSYGFYVNKVTQAHIDFDIGHNPDHLEKFTPDLVVYSSAIPEDNHELVAARKAGILVAKRAQVLSAIFDARYGIGVAGTHGKTTTSSMISLILNGAELEPTVAIGGELCDIGCNARLGNGPHMVAELDESDGSFLSFHPTISVITNVDWDHVNHYPSLDSVLESFEDFSRNVRTGGALILCGEDAGVRRLLKVIPEECSQTTYGFDDQWDWGALDIRYNQGGGVSFIVRKGDHLLGRLELAVSGDHNVLNALAACAVADMLSVPFSVIATTLRQFQGAKRRLQFKGSLNGIDIYDDYGHHPREVEATLKAVNQIFPDRSVLVIFQPHRYTRTAAMADEFARVLKGADKVLLLPIYPADEEPLTGVTSALIGDILSQSGHPCFTMLPPGDDVVPQALSMINQGDVVLTIGAGDVADVGDLLVKSLLRQRSTSSLIAVSA; encoded by the coding sequence TTGGAGTTATCTAAGATCACTTTAGATGGAATTCGTCACATACACCTGATGGGCATTGGCGGTGCTGGCATGAGTGGACTTGCCCTTCTTCTCAAGGAATTAGGATTCATCGTCAGCGGTTGTGACATGTCCTACGGATTCTACGTGAACAAGGTTACCCAGGCTCATATTGACTTCGACATCGGACACAATCCGGACCATCTTGAGAAGTTTACGCCGGATCTCGTAGTCTACAGCAGCGCCATCCCCGAGGATAACCACGAGCTTGTAGCCGCCAGAAAGGCGGGAATACTCGTGGCTAAACGGGCGCAGGTTCTGAGTGCCATCTTCGATGCGAGGTACGGTATCGGGGTTGCCGGAACTCATGGCAAAACCACGACATCGTCCATGATCAGCCTGATTTTGAACGGAGCCGAGCTTGAGCCGACGGTCGCCATCGGTGGCGAACTCTGTGATATCGGTTGCAACGCCAGACTGGGTAACGGACCTCATATGGTGGCCGAGCTCGACGAGAGCGACGGTTCTTTTCTGTCTTTTCACCCTACAATATCGGTAATCACGAACGTCGATTGGGATCACGTGAACCACTATCCCAGCCTGGATTCGGTCTTGGAAAGCTTTGAGGATTTTTCCCGAAACGTCCGCACCGGAGGGGCTCTTATCCTCTGTGGTGAAGACGCTGGAGTTCGTCGTCTTTTAAAGGTCATACCCGAGGAGTGCTCACAGACAACGTACGGTTTCGACGATCAGTGGGATTGGGGTGCTTTGGATATACGGTATAATCAAGGAGGAGGGGTTTCCTTCATCGTTCGAAAAGGAGACCATCTCTTGGGGCGACTTGAGCTCGCCGTCTCGGGGGATCATAATGTCCTCAACGCCCTGGCTGCCTGTGCTGTCGCCGATATGCTCTCTGTGCCCTTTTCCGTCATAGCGACGACCCTCCGACAGTTTCAGGGTGCGAAACGTCGCCTTCAGTTTAAAGGTTCGTTAAATGGCATTGATATTTACGACGATTACGGCCATCATCCCCGTGAGGTAGAGGCCACCTTGAAGGCGGTCAATCAGATCTTCCCTGATCGATCAGTCTTGGTTATTTTCCAGCCTCATAGATATACCAGAACTGCCGCTATGGCTGATGAGTTCGCCCGGGTTTTAAAAGGGGCGGATAAAGTGCTCCTTCTCCCTATATACCCCGCCGACGAGGAACCCCTGACCGGGGTAACCTCAGCTCTGATAGGTGACATTCTTAGCCAGAGTGGTCATCCTTGCTTTACCATGCTACCCCCCGGGGACGACGTTGTTCCTCAGGCATTGAGTATGATCAACCAGGGGGATGTGGTTCTCACCATCGGCGCGGGAGACGTCGCGGATGTCGGAGATCTGTTGGTGAAGAGCTTGCTTCGGCAGAGATCCACCTCGTCATTGATCGCCGTCAGCGCCTGA
- a CDS encoding UDP-diphospho-muramoylpentapeptide beta-N-acetylglucosaminyltransferase: protein MTVLLIAGGTGGHVIPALAFGAWLRTRGEKVRYVCGTRLLEQEIYREHGVNPVILPVQGSPLGTKKPGDILTRTAGLIRALAQMRDLIHRERPRAVVLFGGYLSLPALIAARCMGVPAVIHEQNAVAGRVTRLAGLLSVPVATGWGFCRGVRGVYTGIPVRSFRSLSRDDALKELGLCRWSRGIRPIVVVLGGSLGSSFLSKSISIASSMVKSVGCCFLCIGSSSETSTDTVVSLPPQWDMSPVYAVADLVICRGGGATLAELRSQGIPAIIAPWEGATQEHQKANATCFIRETGLGRLWSPSTGGAGLANLVDQTLSSVSRYRKGRGTSPSASLWLLICSHVMKGESGIGVI from the coding sequence GTGACCGTGTTGCTGATCGCAGGTGGAACCGGAGGACACGTAATTCCGGCTCTGGCCTTCGGGGCATGGCTTCGGACTCGAGGTGAGAAAGTCAGATACGTCTGTGGAACCAGGCTCCTCGAACAGGAAATTTACCGGGAGCATGGGGTCAATCCGGTGATTTTGCCGGTTCAAGGCTCCCCTTTGGGGACAAAAAAACCGGGCGATATTCTTACCAGAACAGCTGGTCTTATTCGAGCCCTTGCGCAAATGAGGGACCTAATCCACAGAGAACGACCTCGTGCCGTAGTCCTTTTTGGGGGGTATTTGAGTCTCCCCGCTCTTATCGCCGCTCGATGTATGGGTGTTCCTGCCGTGATCCACGAACAGAACGCCGTGGCTGGTCGAGTTACCCGGTTAGCTGGCCTCTTGTCTGTTCCTGTAGCCACAGGATGGGGCTTCTGTCGAGGCGTTCGAGGAGTCTACACAGGCATCCCCGTTCGCTCATTTCGATCATTAAGTCGAGATGATGCGCTTAAGGAACTCGGCCTTTGCCGATGGTCAAGGGGAATTCGCCCAATAGTGGTGGTTCTTGGGGGGTCGTTGGGAAGCTCTTTTCTTTCAAAATCGATATCTATTGCCTCATCTATGGTAAAATCTGTGGGGTGCTGTTTTCTCTGCATCGGAAGCTCTTCCGAGACATCTACAGACACCGTGGTATCTCTGCCACCTCAATGGGATATGTCGCCGGTGTATGCTGTAGCCGACCTGGTCATCTGCCGAGGTGGCGGTGCAACTCTGGCGGAGCTCCGGTCTCAGGGGATACCTGCCATCATCGCTCCGTGGGAAGGGGCAACACAGGAACATCAAAAAGCAAACGCCACCTGTTTTATCCGGGAAACGGGGTTGGGGCGACTTTGGTCTCCCTCAACGGGGGGAGCTGGTCTGGCGAACCTCGTCGATCAGACGCTTTCGTCCGTTTCCAGGTACAGAAAAGGACGGGGGACCTCCCCATCCGCCTCGCTGTGGCTATTGATTTGTTCTCATGTCATGAAAGGAGAGTCCGGTATTGGAGTTATCTAA
- a CDS encoding cell cycle protein gives MHQLGHVRQLRDPGRPFSTAGRHSEGEGIVSVSRRDPFLWVIPLILSALGVIVILSLTSVRLGDGSLSFILGKKQTQWLAVALGAMLIVSAVPLRFWLDHSGFFLIFAWALSWLPLIPGIGAGGGGALRWVRVGSMTFQPLEFLTFFLVVHLCNIYGRGKLQGLRSFVLTLLLGAMVMLPILVQPDLGGSLLLFFLAMGLYVGAHGILLPLMSVILLSPVFMFLSQKEYRHRRIVAWLDPWSDPSDVGYQTIQGLVAFANGGFWGTGLGRAMQRSRFLPAAHTDFIFAALSETLGVWGSVGVLALFFFWFIRVYVHFNQCKNQKISLLFWGMGLSVALPLIINVGGVTNLIPMTGMPLPFLSYGGSSLVVSWIKVGLLLRAVREMEVME, from the coding sequence CTGCACCAGTTGGGACATGTACGACAACTACGAGATCCGGGGAGACCATTTTCAACAGCTGGTCGCCACTCTGAAGGAGAAGGCATCGTCTCCGTGAGTCGTCGAGATCCGTTTTTATGGGTCATTCCCCTGATTCTGTCGGCTCTTGGGGTCATCGTGATTCTGTCTCTCACGTCTGTGCGATTGGGTGATGGCTCTCTGTCGTTCATATTGGGGAAGAAGCAGACTCAGTGGCTTGCCGTTGCCTTGGGTGCCATGCTCATAGTCAGTGCCGTTCCCCTCCGGTTCTGGTTGGACCACAGTGGTTTTTTCCTGATCTTTGCCTGGGCGCTCTCTTGGCTTCCTCTGATCCCTGGGATAGGCGCCGGAGGCGGTGGGGCCCTTCGATGGGTTCGGGTCGGCAGTATGACGTTCCAGCCTTTGGAGTTTTTAACCTTTTTTTTGGTGGTACACCTATGCAATATTTACGGTCGAGGAAAACTTCAAGGTCTCCGGTCTTTTGTGCTGACTTTGCTGCTCGGAGCGATGGTGATGCTTCCTATCCTCGTTCAGCCCGATTTAGGAGGTTCTCTCCTCCTCTTCTTTCTCGCTATGGGGCTATACGTGGGAGCACACGGTATCTTGCTTCCTCTGATGTCGGTTATCCTGCTCTCGCCGGTGTTCATGTTTCTATCTCAGAAAGAGTATCGCCACAGAAGGATCGTCGCCTGGCTCGACCCATGGTCGGATCCCAGCGATGTAGGATACCAGACTATTCAAGGTCTGGTCGCTTTTGCCAACGGCGGATTCTGGGGAACTGGTCTGGGGAGAGCTATGCAGAGAAGCCGCTTTCTTCCGGCAGCCCATACTGACTTCATTTTTGCGGCACTGAGCGAAACCCTGGGCGTATGGGGGAGCGTCGGAGTTCTGGCTCTCTTTTTCTTCTGGTTCATTAGAGTCTATGTCCATTTCAACCAATGTAAGAACCAAAAGATATCACTGCTGTTTTGGGGAATGGGACTCTCTGTGGCTCTTCCCCTGATCATCAACGTAGGAGGGGTTACCAACTTAATCCCGATGACCGGCATGCCTCTGCCGTTTCTTAGTTACGGTGGAAGCTCTCTGGTCGTCTCCTGGATAAAGGTCGGTCTGCTTCTTCGAGCTGTGAGAGAGATGGAGGTGATGGAGTGA
- the murD gene encoding UDP-N-acetylmuramoyl-L-alanine--D-glutamate ligase, whose protein sequence is MEALTGKKITIIGGGVSGAALARFIAVHGGEPFVTEAKAGIPESHLEDFRSLGVRWETGGHSARALECHMLALSSGVPPTAPVILSAQSQGIPVVGEVDLTRPYMDGIVVAITGTNGKTTTTSLTAHLLRYAGLDAVEAGNIGAPLGALAGQKRDVFVVELSSFQLYWTHHALFDVSVVTNLAPDHIDWHGGYDRYVAAKRRILERRSPHGWAVIQEMDREVLRSLNTPRIIGLSHGVPSGDGLWMEDRSVSITINGHSTKFFDVESLPLLGRHNVENGAMAVAACFLSTNRTEDWAAGFQSYQPPPHRCQLVGTVKDVTYVDDSKGTNVASTCTALRSLPGHKVIILGGRGKGEDYETLASAVNETCRWAVLIGEERQAIADTLKRRGFSHWTLAESMDEAVDHASKEAQSGDTVLLSPACTSWDMYDNYEIRGDHFQQLVATLKEKASSP, encoded by the coding sequence TTGGAAGCCCTTACCGGAAAAAAGATCACCATCATCGGTGGCGGCGTTAGCGGAGCGGCTTTGGCCCGATTCATCGCCGTACACGGCGGAGAGCCCTTCGTGACCGAGGCAAAAGCGGGGATACCTGAATCTCACCTGGAGGACTTTCGATCCCTCGGAGTCCGGTGGGAGACGGGGGGACATTCGGCTCGGGCTCTGGAGTGCCACATGCTAGCCCTCAGCTCGGGAGTTCCGCCCACGGCTCCTGTGATCCTGAGTGCCCAAAGCCAAGGCATACCTGTCGTCGGTGAGGTCGATCTGACAAGGCCCTACATGGACGGAATAGTCGTGGCGATTACGGGAACGAACGGTAAGACGACCACGACATCTTTGACGGCTCACCTTTTGCGCTATGCCGGGCTGGATGCGGTCGAAGCCGGAAATATCGGCGCTCCCCTGGGAGCTCTTGCTGGTCAGAAACGAGACGTCTTCGTGGTTGAACTCAGTAGTTTCCAGCTATACTGGACTCATCACGCTCTTTTCGACGTCTCGGTGGTCACCAACCTGGCACCGGATCATATCGACTGGCACGGTGGATATGATCGATACGTCGCCGCCAAGCGACGTATCTTGGAGCGCCGCAGTCCCCACGGATGGGCTGTCATCCAGGAGATGGACCGAGAGGTTCTGAGGAGCCTGAATACACCCAGGATCATCGGACTCAGTCACGGGGTACCATCCGGCGATGGACTTTGGATGGAGGACAGGTCGGTTTCTATCACCATCAACGGACACTCCACAAAGTTTTTCGACGTGGAGAGTTTGCCTCTGTTGGGACGACACAACGTTGAAAACGGGGCCATGGCGGTAGCTGCCTGTTTTCTCTCCACGAATCGAACGGAAGACTGGGCGGCAGGTTTTCAATCCTACCAGCCGCCTCCCCATCGGTGTCAGCTCGTCGGAACCGTGAAAGATGTGACGTATGTGGACGACTCCAAGGGAACCAATGTAGCCTCCACGTGCACTGCTTTGCGCTCTCTTCCGGGACATAAGGTCATCATCTTGGGAGGACGGGGAAAAGGGGAAGACTACGAGACTCTGGCGTCTGCCGTGAATGAGACATGTCGTTGGGCGGTACTCATCGGCGAGGAACGACAGGCCATAGCCGACACTCTGAAACGGCGGGGTTTTTCCCATTGGACGTTAGCTGAATCCATGGATGAAGCCGTCGATCATGCTTCGAAAGAGGCTCAGAGCGGCGACACGGTCCTTCTGTCTCCTGCCTGCACCAGTTGGGACATGTACGACAACTACGAGATCCGGGGAGACCATTTTCAACAGCTGGTCGCCACTCTGAAGGAGAAGGCATCGTCTCCGTGA